The Buteo buteo chromosome 23, bButBut1.hap1.1, whole genome shotgun sequence genome contains the following window.
CCAGGGATTCAGTCCTGCAGGTTCTCAGCCCTGTGAGTGAGCATCAAGAGGATGAGACCATCCCATCCTagggagagcagggctgaggaCGGGAGCAGGCTGGAGCCATCATTATCTGCCCGCACAGTCTTAGCCCATCAGCTCTAATAGGTGTGGGCATGTGCTGAAATAGTCACAGATGGTGAAAATCCTTTGGTGTTTGAAGTTCTCCAGGACTGCGAGCACAAGCAGGGGAAAAAGGCATTAGAAATTGTACTCTGAGGATTGGTGAGGAGCTCTTTATCCAAAcccatcttcctttctttgtaaAACAGCTCTGTGTTGGTGAGTGACAGTAACAGAGCCTGAGCTCTAAATGCTGCCTGTTGCCTTGCAGCTGTGGGACCTACGGCAGACGAGGAACCAAGTGTGCGAGTACAAAGGGCATTTCCAGACCACGACCTCATGCGTTTTCCTTCCATGGGACCCAGCTCTCACCCCCAGGATTGCCACATCCTCCTATGACAGCACAGTGAAGGTCTGGGACCAAGAAACTAGAGGTAGGGAAGAGTCCTGCCCACTCAGCATGCTTTACCCTGGGATAACAAAACtgcttcctttgtttttgtCTCCCAGTGGTAATGGGCACAATGAAGCCTGAAATGTCTGGGGTTTACTCTAATCCAGCTGCACGGCAGGGTGGAGATATGCCCCAGATCAAACTCAGGGGCTTCTGCTTGCTCTCCAGCGGAGGGTGTTTGGATGCATAACTTGGAGGTGATGGGTGTCCTTCCTAAACTAAAAGGAAGTAATGACAAGATGGCTGTTAAAGATATGTCCAAGTTCAGCAATGAAAGgacaaatgataaaaataaaaaagaacagaggaacTCCAGGGCTTTCCGCAGATACGAGTGGAAAGTTTTAAAGAATAGAAGTTGTGCTGGAGGATAGAGGGCTGGTCAGCAGCTGCCCTCACTTTGATCATCCTCTTGAAAGGGAATTGTGGGCATTTTGGGGTTAACCCCGCTTGCCGGAGTACTTGGTGAGGGCTGAGTCCTCACCTACCTGGACACAAAGGCTGTTTACCTGCCAAGccctgccagagcagcaggCTTGTTAGTAACGCCttctgcagaaggcaaagacctCTTGGGAAGCAGTTCAGGTTCACAGATGGGCACCAAAAGGAGTAGAAGTCATCAGCATTAGACACTCCCTGCGGCTAAGCACCTCTCCAAATGCACTTATTTAACGTGGGATGAAAATAGAAACCTGATGATCTCCCACAGAAAAGCTCTCACCTTCTGTTTCACTTACCTCTTCTTTCACCCTGGTGCCTGTGCATGCCAAGATGGCTGCAGGGTTGGCAGCAGCTTTGTTTTGATCCTGTTGCCTTCACAACTGGGTAACCTCCACAGTGGTCAGCCTTAATTCAGCTGCTCTTGGAAGGGTGTAAGTCACCACGAGAGGCAGTTGCCACACACAGCTCTGTTAGCAGCTCAGCATGGGGTTGGTATCTCTACACAAATACTGCTTCAGGGTACTGCTGATGTGGTGCTAGATACTGTAgatcttctttcccttctggaGGCTTCTCAAAACTGCATGTTGAGCGTAGCACAGaccctaggaaaaaaatttctggaCCATAAGCAATTTGGGAGAAAAAGGCATGTTGCAAATGCCTCCATGCAAGCCCTGCAGCTCTGTCCAGTGgggtctgtctgtccatctATCCCTGCTTCCTCTccagggaagggggagagcCTGACCTCAGCCTGGATCCCTGTTAGCTGGCCACTACCTAACTGGCCAATGCAGACATCCTCCGTGGAGCTTACAGAGGTGGAGGGTCCTGATGCCTTTGGATGTGGGGATCCAGGACAGTGAGGGGTGCAGCTCACCTGCCTCAGGTGAGCAGATGGACACACATGGGCAGAGCCAGGAGGTGGGACGGAAGCGTGATCATGTCTCATCTCAGCAAACCAAGTGTCCCGAGtgacttctttcttccctccacaGCCTGCCTGGCCACCTTGTGCCTCGACGGATCAGGACCGCTGGTCTCGCTGGCCGCCTGCGACAGCTCCACGCTGCTTTGTGCCAGTTTTAACTCAGGAATTCACGTACTCCAGCTGAGTGACTGTGCAGACCTGGCGCTGGCAGAGGTGGCAGTGTTTTGACCACAGTAACCTTTCCAGCAAAGACTGCCCTGCGAGGGGATGGGATTCACCGAGAGCCTCCCCCTGACTGCAAGCACCAGAAGACCTTGCACCTGTGGAGCAGTGATGTGTGAtcagtggggcagggggatgtaTTGGTATCAGTTTGGGGGTTGGGGCAGGAAGGCACTAGAGCTGTCTAGAAGAAAAGCCAAATCATGGACGCATTCAGATCAAGTTCTCACACCTGAGCAAGCctcatgcattttatttacaaGACCTCCACGCAGGCTAGCTGCACATGATGGGGGCTAAGGGAACAGGAGATGAGCTGAGAAGCCAATGAACAGCACTGAAGGGTGCCagggcacagggcagggaaTGCTTGGCCTCCTTCCCCTTGCTCCAGTTGAGTGGAGCTGAAGACAGTGTGACAGAAACCCTGCACTGGGATTTAAACCCCAGGAACAACGTGAATGTAAACACAGAACATTCACTGCTGTCTAAAATTTCATCCCAAGCCAACTAGAAAGGTGGGAGCCTGCTGGGTGACTGCTGGGACAGGATTGTCCCATGAATGGCAACCTGATGAGAAACACCCAGGGGGAGGGTtgtcctggctgcagggctgggagccccCTGCACCGCTGCCAGGCTCAGACAGTCCCTTTAGCTGACACTTTATGAGATGCTTAAGAACCAGCTTGAGCACACATAGCTGGGTACCTCTAGGCTTATACAAGAGActgcaattaaatatttttctgttagttGCTGGCCTCTCATCCCATAGGATTTTCCCTGGGAGTAAATAAGAGCTAGCACCCAGCATGTAGCAGATGCCACCACACTActtggaaaggaggagaaagccCACAACACTCTGCTAGAAGCAACTTGTgagtgggtttgggttttttgtagttttttttttttttcttaaacacgATCTCCAACTGCACTGCAAGCGTTGAGAACAGAATTGTGTTCACTCCCAAGGAGCACAgacagctgctctccagctggcaaaagggaaaggaatgggtcttctcttttctcctgaaGGTTTTTTACAATAGCAGACAGAAATCAAACTGTGTTGTGAAGTACCTGTAATTTCTCCATTCCTTAGTCAGAGCCAGGGGCTAGTGTGCACActcaaaacatgttttgattTTCCAGAACACAAAAATTGCAAAACCTCAATTTAAAGAATAAACAACAAATAAGAAAGCTCCCCACAGTGTAAGTTAGAACAAGACAATCCTACACTGAAATAGCCTTCTTCATATTATCCCAGGTGACGCACAGCAAAAACTCAACCAGGAGATGCCTACATGGATTTGAAACACCTGGTTCACAAGATCACAAGACCTAGCTCAAAGAGCTAGGACATGAAAAGgtacatggaaaagaaaaatttctctgGCCTTCAACATCTACTGTGAGTGAATACAAAGGGATGCTGACCTCCACATTCAGAGACTACCTTTGCAGAGGCAGGGGAAGCAGGGTACCATGTTCCTCTAACTCTGACAGCTagttattctttctttaaatgcaaatcAAGTTTGAAGCCACAGACTCCTGCCAAGGGATCCTGGAAAATGGAAGGTAAGAAGGGTATTGACAGAGGCTAAACACCACACCAAAGACGAGGTGTTGTGTGGCTACCTACAAGTGTTTGAAAAAGACTGGAGAAAATCTGGGAGCCTAACTTGGAAGGGAAGGTGAATGCAGATGGAACATCTCCAAATTACAGCAGACAGCAGTACCTGCAGTATAAAAACAGTCCTAAGAAGTGGAAAAACATCACCCAAGATTTGACTCCAGCTAAGCCCTGGCAAACTCAGGTGCTTCAAAACCACCTCAACCCAAGACCAGCCAGTGACTACAGCTGCCATAATGCCTGTTGCAGTAgctgattccttttttttctttaatataaaaaaagcaagtcTTAGTTCAAAGCCATTAACGTCTCTGTTCCAGTTCATCAGCAGCACCTCTGAGCTACTCTGCTGTCCACAACTTGAAGGTTCTGTCATAGGAGCAGGTCGCTATCAGCTGGCCGTCAAGGGAGATATCCAGTCCCATCACCTTTCCCTCGTGACCAGCCAGCGTTTTCAAAGGGGACCAGCCAGGGTGAGTCCAGATCTTTGCGGTGTTGTCGTAAGCGCCCGTGAGCAGGAAGTTACCATGATTGGCTGCAGTAGAGGatgagaaaaaagggagaagtgagatttgcaaataaaaacatgacAGATCTTCTACCGCTAACTAGTACAGGCCTTCTTGACCTGAAGATGTGTTTTTGAGttgccccagcccctgccaccTCAGCTCAGGAGAGGCAGGGACAAGGAACATCAGATAGAAGGTACTTACGTTCAAATTTCACCCCGGTCACCAGGTTCTGATGGGCTGGAATGGTGTAGATGCACTTCCTCTGGCGGAGGTCCCATACCTTGCAAGTATTGTCACCACTGCCAGTTGCAACATGGTATCTGCCCAAGGGTGGAGGAAGAACATGTTGTGGAGAGCTGGGGTTTGTACTGAGCTCCCACATAAAGCATGCAAGTTATTTTCTTACCCATTTGGGGAGAAGTTAACCCCGTAGATCTCCTTCAGGTGGCCTTCTAGAAACATGATACAGCGTCCCGTGCGCAAGTCCCACACCCGGCCAAAAGCATCCAGTCCACTAGGAAGAGAGAACCCAAGCAATACCCATCAGAGGCTTCAGCAACTGCCAGAGTACGCTCAGCCTCACCAGCAGAAATCACTGGGGCACTTGGCATCAGTCAGCAACAAAACCTTGATACCATTTCGCATCCAGTCCTGACGAAAAGCAGACTCACCCAGTCCCAGCGAGAGACCCATCTGTGTGAAAGGCAATGTCATAGACCCCTTTGCTGTGCCCCTCCTGATGGAGAATCTCTTCCTGAGCTTCCAAGTCCCACAAGCGCCATGAGTGATCATAGCTgtaaaaacaaagtatttgtCCAACTAAATGTATCTCCAAGGAGAATAACGGGATATTTCACTAACTCTGTGGgcattttatttccagctgGAGACCAATAGGGTCTCACATgacaggcagagaaaggaatCCCAATGACTAGCTGTTATTTACATTGCAACAGCCCAGCTGTTGtcaagaatcatagaatggtttgggttggaagggaccttaaaagatcatgtagttccaacccccctgccgtgggcagggacaccttccactagaccaggttgctcaaagtcccatccaacctggccttgaacacttccaggtatggggcatccacaacttctctgggcaacctgttctggtGCCttaccaccctcacagtgaagattttttttcctaatatctgaTTTAAATTCACCCAACCTATATCTAccctcttgcagtttaaaactgttacccttCATCCTATCACTAtactccctgttaaagagtgcctccccatctttcctgtaggcccctttaggtactggaaggctgctataaggtctccctggagccttctcttctccaggctgaacaaccccaactctctcagcctgtcttcacaggagaggtgttccagctcTCTGATCacttttgtggccctcctctggactcactccaacaggtccttCTTATATTCGGGGCCCCAGATCTGAATGTAGTACTctaggtggggtctcaccagagggTAGTAgagggagaatcacctccctcgacctgctggtcatgcttcttttgacaCAGTCCAGAATGTgattggccttctgggctgcgagtgcacattgctggctcatattcagtttttcatccactaacacctccaagtccttctccgcagggctgctctcaacccactcatcgcccagcctgtatctgTGTTTGGGGTCAATGTTTGCCTGCACTGGGCTCCTCTGTGGACAAGTAATGGTACCCACTGGGCTACCAGCTAGACAGCTAATGGTAATATCTTAAAGCAAATAACTACATCTCCATACCAGGTAGTACCCAGGAACCTCCCAGACGGGTGCCACATTACACGTGCCACTCTCATGCTGTGTCCTTCAATATCTGCCACCGGTTCATCactgaaaaatagaaacaaaaatcatCAGACACTGGTCAGAGGTGGCTGGCTCTCGCCAGGCCTTTACAAACATTATGATTACAGCAAAAGATCTGCTAATTAAATGCAAGCCAGACAGGAACATCAGAGTTTTAACTAATGACTCTGAATTCTGCCTTTTGTTCACACAAAAGGACTAAAGCCCCAGGTGAAACCCCTTTCTCCACACTCATGTTGGTTATAAAGTTCTCTTGGgataattattgttattattccTGAAAATTAACAAGGCCCTTGTCATTAGCAAtttgaaagcacagaaagaaaactaccTGAATTGCAGGGAGTTTTACTGTGACTACACAGAACACATCCTGAACTACAGCAAATCCTGCTATTCTGAAGAACTGCAAGGAGGCAGGATAGAGTGAGTATTTATTCTCCCAGAATTACAGGCAGCAGATCAGTAGCCTTCAGCAGAAGACCTGAAGAGCATTTAGTTTCTTTCCAACTGGCTAACTAAAGGATGTGGTCACATGAGACTAATAAGCAACCTGTCCCTTTGCACAGATATGCTTCTGCAATTAGAAACAGTGACTTTCAGCTAAGGATAAACAACTGCGGATCTCAGAgctgcctgcctcttcctgaGGTGCACTGCAGGGCTCCAGTTTTCAAACACAGCCGATGCTAGGGCTTGGTATTTACACTGTTCTCTTCTTCACAAGCTTGAGATAGATGCTGTGCATCTTCCAAAACTACACTGTGCAATGATAGAGCCACTTGTTTTTATTACAGGCTGAAGCTTTTGTGCATGGTCACGTATATGGTTAGCCCCTCTCCAAATACTGGTGCTTTCCAATAACTCAGAAGTTCATTTCTTAATATCCAAGAGAGGAAATTTTCTCCTAAATGAAAGGTTAGAATAAAACAATCTCCAAATCTTCCATCCATCACCCAAAGCAGTTGACCAACGCCCAGCGGCAATTCTGACTTAACTCTTTTCAGACAATTTCCCCTCACCTTGATTCCCCTAATCAGGGTGatctcttttcctgctgaagaAGGTGGCACATACTGAGGCCAGGAATTGCACTGGTATAACTACAAGAAAAGGTTATATTTGCAGGAGGATGGTAAATGTCCAATGTTtagtaacaaaaaataaatcccaaaaCAACAATGTTGCAGCTGTGCATGTCTGGTATCATTCTGACCTTTCAAGGCTCCAGAGTTTGACAGAACCATCAGCTGCACACGAGGCCAGGTTAACGTCCTTCTTGTCTAGGGAGACAGTGGCTTTGGGATGGAAGACTATTGCTCCTACATTGGTGTTATGTCcttaagagaaaggaaaatcaaaattCATAATCTGCCACGTGATCTGGGCcaattcttcagaaaagcagcatttctttgtTACTAATTAGTCAGGTACCAGTGAACACTTTCACTGTGTCCTCCCATGTTGGGTGAAGTTGTATTGTAACTACCAGACGTATCTGTCCTGCAAACAGGTAAACTGCACTTCCAGTAGCACCCACTGAAGAGTATCAAACACCAAGGTTTGTAACCCTCAAAATGTAGTGAAAATTCAACATATGAATCAAGAGATTTGACGTCACATTTACATTTAGTCAAAGTTGTGACCACTGTTCAAAGAATCTCACTGCTGTTAAGTGACCTGGCCAAAAATGCTGATATTTGGCTCAAAATAACGCAAACcaggttttgaaacaaaacaaaacaccattCAGAAACAACAAACTTGGGTCTTAGCTCTAAGAGAAAGGCCAGGACCTCCTCTTGATTATCTGGCATGTGCACATGCTCCACAAGCCTGACTAATGCTCTCAATAGGATAAAATCTGCCCAAAGAATACTACATTTTGAGTCACAAAGTAATTCAGATACGGGAACTCAACccagagaagaacaaaagaacTAAGCAAAGAGTCTTGGTGAAAGTCGCTCTCTACCTCGTAAGGTGTGAACAAGGTTGCAGTCAGGCACGGACCAGAGCTTGCACAATCCGCTCCTGTTGAAGACAAGAAATAGGTGTCAGAGTAGACAGGAACGTCAAAGAACAGATCAAACACAGAGCTGCAAAACCACCCTGGGGTGTTCTGCAATGGCTAAAATACCAATACACTTTGGGCAACCAGCCATAGGAACTAATGGACTCAGACTGAAATCTCTGCTAAGCTCTAAAATGAAGCAGAGAGAGTTCAgaataggaggaaaaaacatttctgaaccCTCATGATTCACAAGCCTCTAACAACATCTCTCTCCTTCACTTCTGCTGTGCTCTCCCAGCCCCTAAAGCAactgctgtaaaagaaaacttACCAACAGGCAGTAGCAAGGAGTTTGGAATTGGGGCTGAAATGGCAGTAGGACAGTGGGCGATCGTCTCCAATCTGACTGCAGAAGTTATTCAAAGACTGTAaccaaataaaaggaaaacaataaatgaaTAAAGTACAAACAACCTAAAGAAAGCCCCAGCCAAAGACTGAGGTGAAGGAGGCAAATATACACAGGAGGAGGCAGATGCCTTTGGAAAGTCACTTTCAAAGGGAGGAGTTGCCTCAGAGCCACGCTGCTTTGCAACTGTGGTTTTGACAGAGAACTTACTGTAGTTTTGGCCTCTTTCTACAACTCGTCCAATGAATGCAACCCGACAGACTAGGGCAGGCAGCGTGCTGCGCTTAGGGGAGAAACAAATCTTCTGGCAGCTAATGCTTCTGGGTGGAAGCAGGATTAGAGTGGCAGCACACTGTGTGCTTGAGCCTCTCTGTTCGGTTAAGCTGGGAATTTGACTTAGCATGCTGGAACAGTGCATCTCAGAGTCATCTAAAACATGTTTTGCATTACTGCGTTGGTTATTATTTGCCTTGGTTTTATGCACTAGCGACCATTGTACAGGAAGAGGAAAGTCAGCAGTCCCTTCCTAGCCAGCTAAACCTGTGACAAAACCAGGAATAAATTTCTTTAGCTTCACAGGCAAGTGGCAAGGCAATGCAGGGATGTCTCTTTATCCCTCTGCCATGCAAGGCAACAACTAAAGTACGTTTCTCTGAATCACTGAAGAAGGAGTTAGAACATGCTTTATGGATACCaccaggaaagagagaaaaagcagagctttcCAACAGATGACAGTGCAGAGAACTACATGCACCTGGACAGCAGCTCCGGGCAGCTGATCTCTTTGGAGGATCAGCAAAAAGTtgtaaaaacagcagctgagcagctgctCAACCTACTCGCAGGGATTTGTGTAGCTCCTGCCTCTGTGATGTTCTGGTTGCCTCTGGAATCTCTTTGAGCAGCCGGGCTTCTTCTAGCCGCTTCACTGCCCTGTGAAGAGGAAAGGTGGAGTAACAAGCCCCTACATTTTCCCTGCCCTGATGCCAGAAACAGGCCTTTCCCCCCTCTTCTCCCAAACTGGGCTAATGCTACAGTCAGTCACCAACAACTGAAGCCCTAAGGTCACTGGACTTATCTACCAGTGTATGTCCCCCATTCCTTTGATCTCAAATTTCCTGCACTACCTGCAGTGGGATTAGTTGCTGGATTTTACAAAAGGTTTCATTTGCCTCCTTCATTTGTACTGTTTTGTCTCACCTGGGGAGTGAGTAGTTAGCAAGCCACAGCCTCGCTGTTTTCAGACTGCGTGGTCCTTCGTGGTACCAGGTTTGCTGATActgtaagaaaaagaacaaaccaaagTAAAAGCTACTGGAATACTGCTCTTCCATTCAGTTACCTTAGATGACGTCCTCTTAGTACATAAGTGCCACCACAGCATTTGGTCTTAAATCTTGCTGTGTTAAGGCCTCTTCTTAATGGCATTTTGCATAACTATAAGCCCTAGAAAAAGGGATTCAGAGACACCAAACTCTCTGCCTTATAGATCAGATCCTGACGTACTGCCATTTCACTTGAGAATATTCCAGTTGAACACTAACTCATTTTTACTTGATAACGTacagctccctccttcccagtaAAAAGAAAGCCCAGAGCTGCAGAAATTGtccttatttcttaaaataacccacaaaaataataaggaaaaaatggacTCAGAAAAagatgggagaagcagaaagaaataagaatcaAAGGCAGAAACAGATGCAGTAGCAggaacttatttttttcttcccaagtagGAAGACAAACAACAATAAAGGACTTACTATACTAAGTAACAGTACAAACATCCAAGCTCCTGTTTTATATGCTGTCTGCAGCATAGAATTTGGCCTGCAGTACAAGCCAGACTTAATGCTCCTGACTTAGATAATACATTGTCATAGTTTTGCTAAAACAGGCAACACAGAAGGCACATGAAGGGATGACATGAGAATCCACAGACTGACCAAAACCAGGAGTCCTGCACATAGCAGAGACCATCAAAGTAAGGTATCTTGAAGGGTATCATACATATCTCCCTCAGCCCTTAGAGAACAAGAGAGACCATTACCTCTTCTTTGGACTTTTTAGACCTGTCGTCATCTTTCCTGGTCTTTTTTAATGCGTCTGTGCCAACCACCGAAAGGATATTTCTTAATCTGGAAAGAAACACATTAAGTCGTATTCACTCAGTGAATTCTCAGCTAACCTAACACATCACTGTCAGCCATTCTTTCTTTGTTAGCACTCTTGCTGCATTGTAATGAAGCACCACTGCCCGCCAGCACTCGTTGCACCCCAACTACAAGGAAAATGTCAGGAATTTGATAAACTGAGGGCTCCCAGTTTGCAACACTCAGGGCAGACAcagcacctctccctcctttctgcaGGACCTTCTCCAAAGAGCGTGATGGGCTCCCCAAGTGCTCGCAAACAGGCTTTCACTTCAGAGTCATCAGTGGACACATTGATTTGCCGGGCTCTCTTCCTGCGCTCAAACTCAGCCAGCACTTCCGCCTGCCGCTCACTCATATGGTCTTCGAGATCAAAGACCTCACCTGAAcgaaaaatgaaactgttagATTGAAAACAACAATTGGATGAGAGATCCCTCTCAAACAGGAAGATCTAACGAAAGAGCCAACAGTCCAGGCACCAGTCTCAcgttttttactttaaattatgCTCAAAGTTGATCAAAGACTTTTGAAAGTGTCACATTCCAGagtgagacagaaaaaaaaaggtggttaaACATTCTCACCGCTGCTTATGTTGATGTTGCCAGCCTCGATTGCAGCTTTCATCCCTTCTTTTCCCAGCAGCCCTGATTCTCCTTTTGCCAGAcgctccctttccttctcctccagacTGCCATAAAAGATGGGGGCTCTCTTGGGTGGAGGAGCATCGCTCTCTTCTGCGGGCTTGCTCTTTGTGGCCTAGAAGGTAAAGGCAGAATTTTAAGTGTCTTTTGGCTAAAAAGAAGACAACAAACAGCTTGGCTGCGCAAGAAAGCGCTGCTTTGCTAGAGAAAGTTTGTACATACATCATGAAAAGAGCTGAAATTGTATGTGAGGTGTTAATCTTGGACAGTGAGGCTATGCCCCAAGTGCAAAGATCAAAAGTAAAATGCCACAGTAAACACTTTGCTTAAACTAGACTGTGTTGTCTTTCGTTCCTTTCTTATCTGCTCGGACCTCATTTTTAAGgctcttggggtttttttgggggggggggtgggtgtgtgttttttttttaatgtttaaaaaaaaaaaaaaaagactttagaAGATGAAGCTTTTCCTAATCTTGCTGAACAATCCCCAGAAAAGGCACGAGCAATACCGCTGGCCAGCACTCGGTGCCCTTGCTGGAAAGCTGAGGGAGACGGAAGGCAAGCAGCCCCTTCCTCCCAAGAGAGAAGCGTTACAACAGACcttccaagaaaaaataaagaattctgGAAAAAGGCGGGGAAACACCGTAAACGCTCCGGTCGCGGCCCTCTGAATGGCTCCGGTGTCACCGACAGCAGGGGGGTGCCTCCCCACGCCGGGACCTCTCCGCCACGGCAACCCCCACACGCCCAAAAGCAAACGCGAGCCCCCGGGTCGGCCTGCGGCCTCTCCCCACTCCTCCGGGCCGGTACCACCCCCGTCCAGGTAACGGGGCCCAGAGACGTCCCCCCTCTCACTCCGTCcccgtcgtcgtccccccctcCCAGACGCACACCTCCGCAGGCGCGGGAGCCCGCACGGCGGGCCGGGCGCCGCCGCGCGCCGCTGGTGCCCGCGTGGAGGCCATGACGGCCGCGCACCGGGAGGGGAAACGAGGCCAGGCACCAAGCCGCCGCGCACGGCCTCCGCAGCCTCACAACCGCTTCCGGGGGACGCGGGGCACGCCGGGAGGCGCGGTGCCCGTTGGCAGCTGGACGCGCGGGGCACGCCGGGAGGTGTGGCCCGGGGAAGGGACGCGGAGCACGCCGGGAGGCGCGGTGCCCGTTAGCGGCAAGGCGCGCGGGGCACGCCGGGAGGTGTGGCCCGGGGAAGGGACGCGGAGCACGCCGGGAGGCGCGGTGCCCGTTAGCGGCAAGGCGCGCGGGGCACGCCGGGAGGTGTggcccggggagcggggcgtGCCGGGAGGCGCGGTGCCCGGGCGGGCTCGGCCCTTGCCCGCCGGCGGCTGAgaggcggagcggcggcgggtcgCGATGCTGCGGAGAAAACCGACGCGGCTGGAGCTGAAGCTGGACGACATCGAGGAGTTCGAGAGCATCCGGAAGGACCTGGAGGTGCGAGC
Protein-coding sequences here:
- the PRPF4 gene encoding U4/U6 small nuclear ribonucleoprotein Prp4 encodes the protein MASTRAPAARGGARPAVRAPAPAEATKSKPAEESDAPPPKRAPIFYGSLEEKERERLAKGESGLLGKEGMKAAIEAGNINISSGEVFDLEDHMSERQAEVLAEFERRKRARQINVSTDDSEVKACLRALGEPITLFGEGPAERRERLRNILSVVGTDALKKTRKDDDRSKKSKEEYQQTWYHEGPRSLKTARLWLANYSLPRAVKRLEEARLLKEIPEATRTSQRQELHKSLRSLNNFCSQIGDDRPLSYCHFSPNSKLLATACWSGLCKLWSVPDCNLVHTLRGHNTNVGAIVFHPKATVSLDKKDVNLASCAADGSVKLWSLESDEPVADIEGHSMRVARVMWHPSGRFLGTTCYDHSWRLWDLEAQEEILHQEGHSKGVYDIAFHTDGSLAGTGGLDAFGRVWDLRTGRCIMFLEGHLKEIYGVNFSPNGYHVATGSGDNTCKVWDLRQRKCIYTIPAHQNLVTGVKFEPNHGNFLLTGAYDNTAKIWTHPGWSPLKTLAGHEGKVMGLDISLDGQLIATCSYDRTFKLWTAE